Proteins from a genomic interval of Centroberyx gerrardi isolate f3 chromosome 23, fCenGer3.hap1.cur.20231027, whole genome shotgun sequence:
- the LOC144537900 gene encoding butyrophilin subfamily 1 member A1-like — protein MVDVDAEGQPQVIGPPQPIVAILGDDIILPCHLEPAMDAVAMTLEWTRPDLNPIFVHLWRDGRELLINKNPSYMGRTSLFINKLKHGDISLKLSKVKLSDEGKYRCFIPTLGRDSIVQLVVGAVSSPVIEITKDSSEVVLGCESKGWYPEPEVFWLDGEGNILSAGPTETVRGPDGLYTVSSRVTVEKTDTNRFTCRVQQQNINQTRETQIHVPGKNVF, from the exons ATGGTGGATGTAGATGCTGAAG GTCAGCCTCAGGTGATTGGTCCACCTCAGCCAATAGTGGCAATACTtggtgatgacatcattttgCCATGCCACCTGGAACCTGCCATGGATGCTGTTGCCATGACACTGGAGTGGACGAGACCTGACCTGAACCCCATATTTGTCCATTTGTGGCGTGACGGTCGGGAACTTCTGATCAATAAAAACCCGTCCTACATGGGAAGAACGTCACTGTTCATCAACAAACTGAAGCACGGAGACATTTCATTGAAACTCTCTAAAGTGAAACTCTCTGATGAGGGAAAATATAGATGCTTCATTCCTACATTGGGTAGAGACTCCATTGTTCAGCTTGTTGTTG gtgctgtctcctctcctgtcattgAGATTACCAAAGACAGCAGTGAAGTGGTTTTAGGGTGTGAATCTAAAGGCTGGTACCCAGAGCCTGAGGTGTTTTGGCTGGACGGTGAGGGAaacatcctctctgctggacctacagagacagtcagaggtCCTGATGGCCTCTATactgtcagcagcagagtgacTGTGGAGAAGACCGACACCAACAGGTTCACCTGTAGAGttcaacagcagaacatcaaccAGACCAGGGAGACACAGATTCATGTTCCAggtaaaaatgttttctaa